A DNA window from Lagenorhynchus albirostris chromosome 5, mLagAlb1.1, whole genome shotgun sequence contains the following coding sequences:
- the LRRC34 gene encoding leucine-rich repeat-containing protein 34 → MQRSPQEARPESRTPPSAPSTTPTPAWAAADGSGKIRNFSGHHFPQLPGLLHNREAAEPIGGLQEYYYELCVEKSQEIKPFMLHILQKVDEEIEKGLAGITLNVAGNCRLMPVERVTGEDFWILCRILKNNPYINGLDVRYNLISDVGASYAAELLQKQHNLIYLNLMFNDIGPEGGELIAKALHKNTTLKHLRMTGNKIENKGGMFFAAMLQINSSLEKLDLGDCDLGMQSVIAFATVLTQNQTIKGLNLNRPILYGEQEESTVHLGHMLKENQCLVELHLCKHDIKNCGMKQLCDALYLNRSLRYLDVSCNKITQDGMVCLADVLKKNTTLEVIDLSFNRIENAGANYLSDTLASHNRTLKALSVVSNNIKGEGLVALSQSMKTNPTLSNIYLWGNKFDEATCVAYSDLIHMGRLKSDNTDVEPYVVDGHVYLAEVSNGLKRHYYWTPGYGEACSLSSNAGLTLVPVGQYL, encoded by the exons gcaaaaTACGTAATTTCTCTGGACATCATTTTCCTCAGCTGCCAGGCCTGTTACATAACAGAG aagctGCAGAACCTATTGGCGGTCTACAGGAATATTATTATGAGCTATGTGTGGAAAAGTCCCAGGAAATTAAACCTTTTATGTTGCATATACTCCAAAAAgtggatgaagaaattgaaaaggg atTGGCAGGAATCACATTAAATGTTGCTGGTAACTGTCGCTTAATGCCAGTAGAAAGAGTAACAGGTGAAGATTTTTGGATTCTTTgcagaattttaaagaataatccaTACATTAATG GTTTGGATGTTAGATATAACCTCATAAGTGATGTTGGTGCATCCTATGCTGCAGAACTGCTTCAG AAACAACATAATCTCATTTACTTAAACCTTATGTTTAATGACATCGGGCCTGAAGGTGGAGAACTGATTGCTAAAGCACTACAT aagaATACAACTCTGAAACACCTAAGAATGACTGGAAACAAGATTGAAAATAAGGGTGGAATGTTTTTTGCTGCAATGCTACAAATTAATTCATCCTTAGAGAAATTAGATCTGGGTGACTGTGATCTG GGAATGCAGAGTGTGATAGCATTCGCTACAGTCCTAActcaaaaccaaacaattaaGGGATTAAACCTAAACCGACCTATACTTTATGGTGAACAG GAAGAGTCCACAGTTCATCTAGGCCACATGTTGAAAGAAAATCAGTGCCTTGTTGAACTACACCTGTGTAAGCATGACATAAAAAACTGTGGTATGAAACAGTTATGTGATGCACTGTATCTGAACAGAAGCCTGCGCTACCTTGATGTAAGCtg CAATAAAATAACTCAGGATGGAATGGTGTGTTTGGCCGATGTACTGAAAAAGAATACTACCCTGGAAGTAATAGATCTTTCTTTTAACAGAATAGAAAATGCAGGAGCAAACTATCTCAGTGACACTCTTGCTTCACACAACAGGACTCTTAAAGC GTTGTCAGTGGTAAGCAACAACATAAAGGGAGAAGGACTTGTTGCACTTTCACAATCAATGAAAACAAATCCCACACTCTCTAATATCTACCTTTGGGGAAACAAATTTGATGAAGCTACATGTGTG GCATATTCAGATTTAATTCACATGGGCCGTCTAAAATCAGACAATACAGATGTGGAGCCATATGTGGTGGATGGACACGTGTACCTTGCAGAAGTCTCCAATGGCCTTAAAAGGCATTATTACTGGACACCAGGTTATGGAGAAGCTTGCAGCCTATCATCTAATGCAGGTCTTACTCTTGTACCAGTAGGTCAATATCTAtga